Part of the Candidatus Vogelbacteria bacterium genome, TTTTTAGATTTAATTCGATTTTTTCTTTTAACCCATCAATTAGATTTGTCCGCAAAAACGGCTTATCTTGTTGTAATGGTTTTAAGACCTGCAGATCTCCCGTCTCGGCAAAAGAGTAACCATAGATTTCAGTAAAACCTAATTTCACCAACTTAGCCCGAACAATCTGGGTGCGCAAAAAATTGTCAGCATCCGTGACTCTATTAGTCTCAGGTAAATTAGTGACCACTATTTTATCGTAACCATAAATCCTCCCCACTTCTTTGATTAAATTTTCAGGCAAAACAATATCTGGACGAGTAGCTGGAACAACACAAGTTACCACCCCACTACCGACTTGTGGTTTTAAATTGAGACTAGTTAAGATCTCCACCACAACTCCTTCCGGCACCTCCACCCCCAATCGCTCATTTATTAACTGCAGACTAACAGTCACTTCTCTGGTGCCACCCGTTGAAACCACCCCAAACTCTGTCTTAAGTGGTAGCTTAAAAATAGCACTGACTTCTTTAGCAATCCCGAACTCATCAGCACAATCAAAAGTGCGATCAGGTAAAACCTTCAGATCTAAAATAGTGTCTTCCCCACTATTAATTAACTCTTCCACCTCAAACGCGTGAAAAATAATTCCCTGCGCCAAATCCTCCACTTTAGGCAGTGGTTGGTCAAAAAAAGTTTGGAGTTTATTATAGGAAACTTTCATAACTAAAATTGGTTTATGAATCTTAAATCACCACTATACAATAGTCGCACATCATCGATGCCGTATTTAAGCATTGCCAGACGATCTAAACCAACACCAAAAGCGTAGCCTTGCCACTGATTACTCTCTAGACCAACTGATTTTAAAACATGAGGGTGCACCAGACCAGCCCCTAAAATTTCAATCCAACCAGTCCCTTTACAAACCGAGCAGGTTGCACCGGGTCCAGCACACTTAAAACATTTAACATCAACCTCTACTCCAGGCTCCACAAATGGAAAGAAGCTAGGTCGAAACCTAATGGCCAATTCTCTACCAAACAGTCGACTAAAAAAAGTTTGCAACGTACCTTTCAAATGACCAAGACTGACTTGTTTATCAATATACAAACCTTCAAGTTGATAAAATTGAGCACCATGAGTAGCATCAGTTGCTTCATTACGAAATACCTTACCAGGCACAATAATTCTAAGTGGTGGCTTATTAGACTGCATATAACGGATCTGAACTGGTGAAGTATGGGTCCGTAGTAATCTTTCCGGGTCAATCCAAAAAGTATCATGCATGGCTCGGGCCGGATGACCTTCTGGAATGTTTAAAGCGTCGAAGTTATGAAAAGGGGTTTCTAATTCAGGGCCATCGGCTACATTGAAGCCAAGTTCAGCAAAAATAGCCGCTGACTCGGTAATAATTTTGGACAAAGGATGTAGATGTCCAAGCTTCTGGTCTGGGTATCGTTCCATCTGGTTTAGTATACTGAAAAAAGTCTGATTGTAAAAACAAAATCCGCCAGATCGGCGGATTTTGTTTTTACAGCTTCTGCAACTCTTTTAAATCATGGTCTGGCCAATAAAGTATAGCTAACCCCACCACAATACCACCTAAAGCCGTAATAATCGGACTACCACTAAAAAACAGCTTATCAACCCCATCCAAGACATACCAGATCCCTCGCCAAATCAGAACCAAACCAATCGCAATACTCATATTGCTAGTTAAGTACCTCCAAGTTAATTTATGTTTAGACATATTAAACTACAGTATAACAAATTTATAAGGGAAATGTCGGCCCCTTCACACCCTCTTCTTCCAGAGCCACCTGTCAGACTCGAACTGACGACCACCCGTTTACAAAACGGGAGCTCTACCAACTGAGCTAAGGTGGCAAACATGTTGGTTAAAACTCACCTAGATATTCTACACAAAAATCTCAAAAAACCAAATTACATTACTGATTGCGAACGAATCCGGTCTTGGTGATTTTTTATTTCTCGTAAAAAATGAGAGGCATCTCCTTGTTTAGACAACTCCTGCTTCCCTTTAACTGAATTAATCACCCGACCAAATCTTTTCTCTAATTTGTGAGCAAGGTACTTAACAATCAAAGCTGTCTTTTGACCCATCACCAAAAAATACAAGTAAGCGTGGTGAGCCAAATCTCGACCAATCACTGTTAAATGAAAAGCCAAGGAGTCAACCTTGTAATCAATCACCTGTCTAACCGACGTTTCGACCAAAACAGACACTCGTCGACGTCTCATGGTTAAGACTTTAAACATCAAAGAACCAGCGACTATCGCATAACAAGCGACACTAATCCATAATAATGTTAAAGACATAGAAAGAAAAACTACTACTCAGCCACATCAAAACGAACAAATTTAATCAATTCCACTCGTTCACCAAATTTTTGACTAGCCCCCTTAAATAAATCTCCAATTGTTTGATCTGGATTCTTAATGAAAGGCTGGGTCATTAATTCCTCTGGAGAGGTTGGCGCCATAGCTGCAATCTGCATAGCCACATCATCAACTATAGCCTTAAATTCTGGATTCTTGGCCACAAAATCAGTCTCACAACGAACATCAACCAAACTACCCACTGTTCCACCATGAATGTAAGCTGAGATTACCCCAGCCCCAAATTCTCGATCGGCTTTTTTGTCAGCAATTATTTCACTTCGAGCTTTCAAAATTTCTAACGCTTTTGCTTCATCACCTTGAGCTTCTTCAAGGGCTTTTTTACATTCAGAAATAGAAATTCCTGTTTTTTCTCGAAGAGCTTTTATTTGTTCCGTAGTAACCATAAAAATAAAGTTACACTAATAATAGCATTAAACTGCCTGACTAGCTGCCCCTTCTTCCACAATAGGAGCTGGAGCTTTCACTAATTTTTTACCTTCCTTGTAGGCTTCGATCAAAGCCTTAATGAAAAAAGTAATACTAGCCACTTGAGAGTCGTTAGCTACTACTGGGTAAGCAATGTTGTTGATATCACAATCAGAACCACATAAAGCCACTATTGGTACTCGAGTTTGTTTAGCTTCAGCCACAGCAATACTTTCAGCTTGAGGGTCAATCACAACAATCGCAGCCGGCAACTTATCCATATCAGCAATCCCAGCAAAATAACGTTCTAGGTTTTTCTTTTCTAGAGCAATTACTCCTCGTTCTTTTTTAGTATATTTTGCTAACTCACCCTTTTTATCTTGTTCAGTAATATCGGCCAGTCTTTTAACTCGTTTCTTGATTTCAGGAAAGTTAGTAAAAGTACCACCAATCCAACGTTCAGCCACATAAGGCATGTCTACTGTTTCGGCGTAGCGCTTGATGATATCTCGAGCTTCGTTTTTATTACCAACGAAAAGAACTTTTTTACCCTCACTAGCCAATTTGGTAATAAATTCACTAGCTTGATCTAGAGATTTAACAGTTTCTTCTAAGTTAATAACAGCGGTTTTGTTTTTAAAACCAAAAATAAACGGCTCCACTGAAGGGTGGCGGCGTTTACGAGAGAATCCAAAGTGAGCGCCAACTTTAAAAAGCTCGCGAATGATAGATTCTTTACTCTCTTTAGTGTTTTGAGGCATGGGGGGTATTGTAGCAAACAAATATGGCTTTGACAATAGTATTATCCTTGATTTTCCAGCTCGGTGGAAGCACTTTTTAAAGCTTCTAGAATAGGACCGATTTGACCCTCAAAGATCCTCTCAATCCCATGCCAAGACTCTTTAATCCGATGATCGGTAACTCGGTCCTGAAGAACGTTATAGGTTCTAATTTTCTCAGAGCGATCCCCCGTTCCAATTTGAGCTTTGCGGTTAGCCGCCTCTGATTTCGCGGCCTCTTGTTCGTTTAAAGCAATCAACTTACTGAGCAAGATCGCCAAGGCCTTCTCTTTGTTTCGACCTTGAGAACGTTCTGCTTGAGAGCGAACCACGATCCCACTTGGTTTATGGAGAACTCGCACCGCTGTTTCTACTTTGTTAACATTTTGACCACCAGCCCCACCCGCTCGCGAAAAATCAATCTCTAGATCAGATGGATTTAAAAAGATATCAGCCGACTCTTTGATTGGCATAACCGCCACTGACGCTGTCGAGGTATGAACCCGGCCTTGTTTTTCTGTTGAGGGTATTCTCTGAATCCGGTGTACTCCCGTCTCATAACGAAACTCATCATAAACATTTTTACCTGAAATTTCGATTGATACCTCTTTATAGCCTTCAACCGCACTCTTAGATTCGTCGACAATAGAAAAAGACCAACCCTTACCTTCACAATAACGAGCATACATCTCAGTCAAAGTAGCCGCAAATAGCGAAGCTTCATCACCACCAGCCCCAGCTCTGATTTCCATAATCATGTCATCGGCCCCATCAGTGCCAGTGCTTTCTTTTTTCTTGTTGGCAATTTCTTCTACCTGTTTTAACATCTCATCTTTAGCCTGATTAAGAGTTTGTAGTTCCTCTACAGCCAGTTCTTTAAAAGATTCATCAGCCTGAGCTAGACTTTCCACCTCAGCAACTTTAAGAACCAACCGATCGTATTCGGCCATCAAATAAGTAGTTTTTGGGTTTTGACGATAAGCGTCGAGGTCCATAAGAATAGGCAGAACACCCCAATTTTTCCTTAGGAAAAATTGGGGTGTTCTAAGTAGTTAAGCTTCGACTTTCTTAGTTTTAGGCTTCTTAACAGTGGGAGCGACAGCTTTTTCTCGGCGAGCCTTGAATTTCTCAACGCGGCCAGCAGTGTCGATAACTTTATCATTACCAGTAAAGAAAGGATGGCAGTTAGAGCAGATTTCCACTTGAATTGTCTCCTTAGTAGAACCGACAGTGAAAGAGGCCCCACAAGCGCAGGTG contains:
- a CDS encoding PCRF domain-containing protein; amino-acid sequence: MDLDAYRQNPKTTYLMAEYDRLVLKVAEVESLAQADESFKELAVEELQTLNQAKDEMLKQVEEIANKKKESTGTDGADDMIMEIRAGAGGDEASLFAATLTEMYARYCEGKGWSFSIVDESKSAVEGYKEVSIEISGKNVYDEFRYETGVHRIQRIPSTEKQGRVHTSTASVAVMPIKESADIFLNPSDLEIDFSRAGGAGGQNVNKVETAVRVLHKPSGIVVRSQAERSQGRNKEKALAILLSKLIALNEQEAAKSEAANRKAQIGTGDRSEKIRTYNVLQDRVTDHRIKESWHGIERIFEGQIGPILEALKSASTELENQG
- the pheS gene encoding phenylalanine--tRNA ligase subunit alpha; translation: MERYPDQKLGHLHPLSKIITESAAIFAELGFNVADGPELETPFHNFDALNIPEGHPARAMHDTFWIDPERLLRTHTSPVQIRYMQSNKPPLRIIVPGKVFRNEATDATHGAQFYQLEGLYIDKQVSLGHLKGTLQTFFSRLFGRELAIRFRPSFFPFVEPGVEVDVKCFKCAGPGATCSVCKGTGWIEILGAGLVHPHVLKSVGLESNQWQGYAFGVGLDRLAMLKYGIDDVRLLYSGDLRFINQF
- the rpsB gene encoding 30S ribosomal protein S2, which encodes MPQNTKESKESIIRELFKVGAHFGFSRKRRHPSVEPFIFGFKNKTAVINLEETVKSLDQASEFITKLASEGKKVLFVGNKNEARDIIKRYAETVDMPYVAERWIGGTFTNFPEIKKRVKRLADITEQDKKGELAKYTKKERGVIALEKKNLERYFAGIADMDKLPAAIVVIDPQAESIAVAEAKQTRVPIVALCGSDCDINNIAYPVVANDSQVASITFFIKALIEAYKEGKKLVKAPAPIVEEGAASQAV
- the rpmE gene encoding 50S ribosomal protein L31, whose product is MQKEIHPTYFINSKVTCACGASFTVGSTKETIQVEICSNCHPFFTGNDKVIDTAGRVEKFKARREKAVAPTVKKPKTKKVEA
- a CDS encoding elongation factor Ts, whose translation is MVTTEQIKALREKTGISISECKKALEEAQGDEAKALEILKARSEIIADKKADREFGAGVISAYIHGGTVGSLVDVRCETDFVAKNPEFKAIVDDVAMQIAAMAPTSPEELMTQPFIKNPDQTIGDLFKGASQKFGERVELIKFVRFDVAE